The Puniceicoccales bacterium genome segment GAGGGAGAAGGTGCTGGTCTAGGGTTTGGCAAGTCGAATCGCAACATGTTGAGTGCGGTGATCGGTGGCCATGTGGAAAGCGACCTATCTTTCGGAAGAGTCTTTGCTGAAGTGGGTTACAAGCGTGAGCTCTGGCGGAAAAACAAGATCGACGACTTCAGTTACGCGGGTCTAGAGTACGCTCCGACCATCGGGACGGCTTCGAAAAACCTCTGTATCGTCCGACTCGGCTACGATTTTTCTCGGGACAAATGGGGCCTGGGAATCGGCTTAGAAGGCCAGTTTAGCAACAATTGGAAGGATTATCTCGGCAACATCGTGGCCACCTATTCGTTCTGATTTTTCCAGTTTTTTTAGTTTTTTCACTTTTCATTTTAGTTACCTATTCGGCGTCGGTTCACCTCTCGGACCGGCGCTTTTTTATTGAACTTTCCAGGCCTCTTTAGCAGAATTTTCCCAGGTACCTGGATTTTTTTATAATTTTTTGGGATTTTTTGATCCAGTAGGGATATTTTTGGCAAAATAGGAATCATTCAGGAACTGAAAGTCACTGGGCCGAAGTATTACTGCAGGTTTTGTAATATTGTTCATATTTTTTATTTTTTTTCTTGCGCAGTGCTGTAGATATGAGAATATGTCAAAATGGTGTGTTGGTTAGATTTAGCCATAGCGCCAGATTATATTAGATAGAAGGAATATAGAGAGGTTATATATGAATAATAAAAGAATTAAAGAAATGTTAGAACAGCGGCTGAAGCAGCTTGGATTGCTGGGTGTTTTAGGCCTAGGTTTTGGTGTCCTAGGTACTGTAAGTTCCCAGGCGGCGTTGCCTGCTAGCGTTAATGATCAAGGCGTTACGTCCGCTGATCTTAATGCCACCACTGGTGCTGTGACCTATAATGCCAGCGCAGCTGATAAATTTGCGGTGTTGAATCTAAGTGCACCTGCTACTATAGCTGGCAATGACGTAACACTTAGTGGTCCGGGTACCATCGGTATGACTTTCGCTGCCGCTGGCGAATACGGGCTTGGTGGTTCTGGTAAGGCTGTGAAGATTGCTGGCGATCCGAAGTTATTGTTTTTTAGCAATGTGGCCAATGGTGATGTGACGATTAAAGGTGATAATATCGATGATTCGGTTTCTAAGGCTATCCGGCCTTTGCTCCTCACAACCGGTGAAAATAAATTGATTTTCGGATCATTGAGTCCTAATGGTGGCGATTCTCTGCGTATTATAAGCGGGAAAGCTGGTCTTATCCAGATGATAGCTCCAGAGGGTGTTAATGTTAAGGCATTGGTGCTTGGTGCGGCGGCCGAAGAAAAGGTGCCAGTGGTTAGGTATAAAGTCGGTGTGGCTGGAACTATTGAGATCACCGAACAGCCGGCTTCCGGTGGTAATCTGCTGGTTATATCTGGTGGAGCCAGCAAGAGTGTCCTGGCTTCGGAAGGTGGTGTGGTCTATGGTGAAAGCTCGCTGAAGATCGGTAATGCTAATGCAGTAAACAATGTGCTGAATCTGGGCAGAGACCTGGTGGTAACCGAGGGCGCAATCCTGACCCTGGCCGGTACGGATATGACTGGTAACACAGCTAGTTCAATTACAATCAAGGCTTCGAAGACTTTGGACGGCAGTGCGTCGGCGGATAAAAGTGGCAATATAGTTATTTCCAAGGGTGCTACGGTAAGATTGCTTAGCAATGTGATTCTGAGCGATACGACTGGCAAAAAGCTGACCAGTGGCTTTGTGCTAAGCGGTGACGACGATGCGGAAAACAAAACCATCGCCAAGCTGTTGGCCGACGGCGGAGCTCGCACGATTACCATTCAGAACGAATCCTCGGTGCCGGTGATCCAGGTGGCCGATGGCAGTGCCGGTTTGATCGGCGGCAATCAACCATTGATACTGAGTAGCGTCGATGGTAAGGATGTGTTGGTACAAGTGGGTGCCGGTGGTATGCTGAAGATCGATGGCTTAGTTACATTGGATTCCAAGGCACGGAACGAAGGCTCTTTTCAGGTTAAAGATAAGGCCACATTGGTGTTTATCAATGCGCCCAAATCACAATTAAATGTCGGTGCGAATGATAGGATAGTTTTTGCAGCTAAATCTGGAGGTATTTCCTTTGATGCTCCGGAAAAAGGTTCAGATGTCCCCCAGTTGATATTGGCAAGTGTTGATAGTCTTGTTAACGTTGGTGATACCAAAATCCCCATTGATCTAGAAGGTAAATCATTCATTGATTTAGGGTTGGAAAGCCCAGGTAAACATGATTACAAGGTCGTATTAATCGGTCTAGGTGATGGTAAATTTGATGATTTGATGAATAAAATCGATTGTGAAAAATTTTCCAACAGTATAGTCGCCGATGTCAATATTGGTGTAATTGGTCAAAACCTGTACGGCATCAATGGTTATGAATCCATTGCCTATGGTGATGCGTTGGCTGATAATGCTGAGTCTGTCTCAGGTATATCCGAAGATTTTGTTGATGTCATTGAATCTATGCAGGGAGCTGGAAAGCCGACAACTAATCGTAAAAAACTTTTCGGTATGTTGACAGCGAGATACGATGAAGAAGAAGAAGGGTTCGATAATGGTGACCTAGCGCGTTCAATATCACGCAGTACGGCTGCCGAGCGTAATCGTGTGACCATGGCAATTGCCAATATGGCTCGCGGTGCTGCCTATTCCCATATGTGCCGAGAAATTGGTGATAAGGAGCTATGGGCTGCTGGTATGGGCGATCTTCTTCGTCAAAAAGAAGTCAATGGCTACGGTATGCGTGCCGGATTATGGGGCCTGGCCATAGGCTACGACATGAACCTCTCGGATGAGTCGGTACTTGGTCTGTTAGCTGGTTATGGGCATGCTAAAATGAAATACAATGGGTCGACGTTACTCGATGGCAATAATGGAAGTCAACGGTCATTCTTTGGTGGTGTCTATGGTGAATGGAATTCTCTGGAAAATGCCATACGTACCAAATTTTCCGCATTAATGGGTCGTTCAAAATATAAAGAGTGGGGAAATAGACCTGTGCCTGGCACGAAACAGGAAGACT includes the following:
- a CDS encoding autotransporter outer membrane beta-barrel domain-containing protein, which gives rise to EGEGAGLGFGKSNRNMLSAVIGGHVESDLSFGRVFAEVGYKRELWRKNKIDDFSYAGLEYAPTIGTASKNLCIVRLGYDFSRDKWGLGIGLEGQFSNNWKDYLGNIVATYSF
- a CDS encoding autotransporter outer membrane beta-barrel domain-containing protein; its protein translation is MNNKRIKEMLEQRLKQLGLLGVLGLGFGVLGTVSSQAALPASVNDQGVTSADLNATTGAVTYNASAADKFAVLNLSAPATIAGNDVTLSGPGTIGMTFAAAGEYGLGGSGKAVKIAGDPKLLFFSNVANGDVTIKGDNIDDSVSKAIRPLLLTTGENKLIFGSLSPNGGDSLRIISGKAGLIQMIAPEGVNVKALVLGAAAEEKVPVVRYKVGVAGTIEITEQPASGGNLLVISGGASKSVLASEGGVVYGESSLKIGNANAVNNVLNLGRDLVVTEGAILTLAGTDMTGNTASSITIKASKTLDGSASADKSGNIVISKGATVRLLSNVILSDTTGKKLTSGFVLSGDDDAENKTIAKLLADGGARTITIQNESSVPVIQVADGSAGLIGGNQPLILSSVDGKDVLVQVGAGGMLKIDGLVTLDSKARNEGSFQVKDKATLVFINAPKSQLNVGANDRIVFAAKSGGISFDAPEKGSDVPQLILASVDSLVNVGDTKIPIDLEGKSFIDLGLESPGKHDYKVVLIGLGDGKFDDLMNKIDCEKFSNSIVADVNIGVIGQNLYGINGYESIAYGDALADNAESVSGISEDFVDVIESMQGAGKPTTNRKKLFGMLTARYDEEEEGFDNGDLARSISRSTAAERNRVTMAIANMARGAAYSHMCREIGDKELWAAGMGDLLRQKEVNGYGMRAGLWGLAIGYDMNLSDESVLGLLAGYGHAKMKYNGSTLLDGNNGSQRSFFGGVYGEWNSLENAIRTKFSALMGRSKYKEWGNRPVPGTKQEDYSAEIARFSSSHRGYWASLNVDCVYLPWEYNNIKFGPWVALTYDYVNQKNGSESVDAGLDESDDNPTEPTATSPGAETAKSDNNVAKESEDWDPADGLIYSKSKCHMLSPVIGIHAETDLSLGKVFAEVGYKRELWKKNKVGTVEYYDEEYSPALGNVGKNSCVVRLGYGLTKNNWGFDLGLEGQFSKNWKDYSANIAATYSF